One Argentina anserina chromosome 6, drPotAnse1.1, whole genome shotgun sequence genomic window, GTTGTTCTTACGGTTTGCAGTTGTTTGTTGCAGATTGCCTCTGAAAATGGATACAACAGGCTTCTACTGGGATCATGTATATCGAGAATTGCTTGCCATGTTCTCACTGCCACTGTGAAGGTCTGTTTTCTTAATGCCCTGCACTAAGTGGCTTTTTCATTTCAGCCCCTGTTGAGGTTTGTATTGGGATTGTAGGCGGATTAAACTTGAGGACACCTGATATTGCATATGATACATTATAGATCAGAAATAATCACTCCAACAAAATGGTTTAAAACTGATTGTTTTGGTTAATTTTGCCCACGCATCAATGGAATAGCTGGGTAAATAGTGGTGACGGGTACACTCATCTTATCTTTTGTAGATGAACTAAGGCTGGCCTCattcaatgattttacaaAAGCTTGCGACTCTTGCTTGGTGTAATATTAATTAGTAATCACCTTAGGAAAGACATTGTTATGCGCACACTACAACTTCTCTGATTTAGGTAGCATACGAAATATGTATTCCAATTTCTTGCATTCGGTCTGTATAATTGTTAACATATATTAAGGGAACCCAGTAATATTTCATCGTCGAGAcgaatatataaatctcaatgTAGTAAATAGTAATCCGTTCCTTTTTATCTTTTGATGCTTGCAGACCATGCTCTTTTATGGGGTTTTGTACTTCTGGCTGCTCCAGTTGGCTGGCTCAactccacaaaaaaaaaaaaataataaaataaaaaactcttGGGATGATTTCTGAATGAATTATTgtctttaatttatttttgtatgtgtTATGATTGTTTTCCATTGATACGTGTCAAATGAGTACCATTAATCTAATTGCTAGTATGTACACGTGCTTTCTATAGGGACAAGGATATTCATTACCAGCAGATATACAGTATGTTGATTCAAGGTGGGAAATACCAGTTTTGCTTCCTCTTCGTGATTGTCTTGCACACGAGCTAAATATGCTTTGCCGCCTTGATGGGTGTGTAATCTGTACCATTTCTATAATAGCTTTATACAGAAATTTTTATTATCCGTCCTTAATAATATGTCTGATATCTCCTTTCGGCAGGGCAGTCTAGAAACTGTTGAGTTGATAAGAAATCCTGGCACTGGCATTAATGGGTTGGTTTCGTCATTTGTGTCACTCTTGCAGGTACCAAATGGTTCTGGTTTCTCTTGTCCATTTATGAGTAGCTTCTTGAAATTGGCACTTTTAGGTACTAATGTGCAATAAAGTTGCATTGGCACCATCATTTAGGAAGAGTTTTCTTCAGTATGCACTTTACATGAAAATAGTATAAGTGTTAAACTAGTAAAACTATGAAAGGTGGTTAAGAGACAAAAAAAGAGTTAATATAAAAGGAATCCTGCACAGGCCGTAGGCCCGTAGTAGTGGctgtactcatttatttgaaagTTAAATCAAAGTTCAAGTTTCCAAGATAACATGTATCTGGCATAAATATAATCTTACTCCAAAATAAattctcttatatataaatacataaatgAAGAATCTTCCCAAACAGTTAAACAGAGTACATGACGAAAATCCTTGAAGTTGTTCCTGTCATTGaatttattgttttttccAGGAAGAAAATCCTTCTCGAGAGTGCACAATTGTGAGAACAGCTGGAAAGCTTATCCCATTCCATTTCAACAGAATTCAAGAGACTGATGACTCTAATGTTCCTTTAGCAACTCGAAGGCGTCAGAAGAGATATAACCTAAAACCTAATGAATGTTTTTCTTCAGAGTCCTTCTGCTTTATCTGCAATGGCCCACTCAGCAAATCTGATTTGCTAAGTTTGCGCACTCTTGAACAATGCCAAACAAGTCCTGATGCTTTGAGTGCTGCCTGCTGTTCGAGCTGCCGGTTCCAGATACTTCCCCAGGACCCTTTGTTACTGGATCAATTTTCTTCAGTTTTACCTCAGCAGCTGGTTTCTCGGGCAAAACATGATAACTATGACAGTTACAGTGTGCTCAGGTCAGAACAGTAcagtttttatttctttgtctactctaaaaaaaaaagaagaagcctTGTTccgtttcaaaaaaaaagaagaagcctTGTTCTGCCAGTAGGTAGGTTCATGCATATGTCCTTTAGTAAATGATGTTTTAAATAATAGGGTGACTTGTTTCGTCAATGCAGGCACGGATCTAGGGGTGTGCTAGTATGTGCTGCAGCACACCCCACTTTTTTAAAGGAAAGTatgggttatatatatatatatagaaattttcTCAGGTCTGGAGGTCCGGACCGTCCGGATTCGGCCATTCCGGCCACCGGCGACATGCAACGACGGCGCGGATGGTGCCAGCTATGCTCCCCTCCTCCCGGTGATCCCGTTTGTGCCGGCTGGAGCTCCATTGGCCAGAATGGTGAAATCGCCGGAATCTGCCCAGAAACTAGATTTTTGCAGATTTCGACCGCCGTaggtcgccgatggagctccggtcggcacagacgggatcaccgggaggtgggtagtgtGGCTGTCGTGGTCCGCCCCGTTGTTGCGGCCTGCTGTCGCCGGAAAACGGCGAATCCGGACGGTCCGGACCTCCGTAGCCAAGAacgcctatatatatatatgaactatATTGAacttatatatagtttgcttagtcatctatatatattcatgATCTTTAGAAGCGACTGAGTGCATATAATGGATGATTAGAGAAAACTTGGACTAAGCAAACTAAGTTCAATATAGTTCATGCCAATTCTGAATTATAAATAGATTGACTTGGCTTAAAACGCATTTGCATGTTTATAGAGATGTATTACACGAGAAACCTTAGCTAGCTAAGAGCTATGTCCAAACATGATACTTATACATCTGGGGTGATTTAAACTTTAGCTAGCGCTAAGAGCTATGTCTCCTAATCATGGAGACACATGAGTTTTCTATGAGCTTACAAGTACGCGAAAATATGAAGAAGATTAGGCCCCCTCAACTTATGTTTCTGCTTCTGTCCCTGCGTCAATGCATGCTTCATCTCTAATAGTAAATACCAAATATTAATCTACTTCTTATAGGTCCACCAATTTATACTAAATCTTAGACACAAAAACCCAGTTAAGCCCTACTCGTCCCCAAAAGAGCACTCAATAGTAATCAGAAAACTGAGAGTTAAAGAGTGATAAATGGTACCATCACTGTCAACATGGACACTCACTCTGTGTGGGAGTCCAAACATGAGCTAGAAGATAAAATGTGCTTTTTCTTGCGTAGCTGAAATTGTAAAACCTTCCCTTGGGAAGTTGGTAGAGGTGTCTGAGCCATATATTACTGCTAAATCAACCACAGAAACCTAAGAATTATCTATTAGCTTAGAAGTTGATTGTCTTAGCGTTTACATTCCAAATTTCATGAATATAAGGAAACTTATGGGTTGACTTTTTTTAGTGTAGGTCAGCTTTTTTTCCCACATACGGATCTACCCATTGAATTGGAAAACTAGTACAAAATTTCTGTTCAGGGATCATTTGATAAAGTTCTGTTGATCATGCTTGGTAGCTATCACTTGtattatttcctttgtatgGCTGAAGATAAATAATTCGGAAAAGGAGCCTACATTCATTTTAATTTGACCTTTTTTCCAGGGAACAAATACAAGATTGCTTGCTGTCAGAAGGCGAAGATGAAATGTGACTTGGGCCACCCATGCTGGGTTATGATTTCCTTAAGGCACTGCATAAGCAGTATTCCTATTGACTTAGGCAGACAATTTTGAAAGGCTAGCAGACGTTTATCGaaggaaataaaaaagaacTGGCGACATCAATGTTAATCTCCCTAATCGGTTAGGTTTCATCTGATAACCTATTAATGGTGTTAATCTTGATGACGGGATTTACATTGGAAAGATAATTAACTCAACCTGGTTCAGTTTGACTCGGTCTGTTATGAAAATTATTTGATTATTGTGCTTGATAAAACAAAGAACCTGTAGCATTTTATGTTATTGATACTACAAAGAAATTTAGCAGTCTGATGTTGAGGTCTCGTTGATGTTGATGTAAATTACGTTCCATATGGTGAACATTTCCTTTTCAATTTGTTGATGTAAATTACGTTCTTCGATTACTCCATTCACGGTTTTCATCAAGTCATGCCCTGTGTATCCATCATGCTTTGCATAAAATAGATGCACAATTTTGCAGATCTGCCAAAACAGGTCCTTGCAAGCTCTTGGAATCAAGCTATCCTTCTCCTGCAAAACTAGTCCTTGCAGTTCTCTTCTCTTACTGGTTATAATGCTCTTCATCTCATTGAAGGTCTTGTCTTCAGTAGCACTGCCATTGCCATGAAGCATGGCCAATGTTGCAGCGTATAGCTTCCCTCCCGCGGATTCGCTCTGCAACATTGTCTTAAGTTAGCAATGCTAGATGGGATGTCAATGCTCCTCTTTTAGAAGATACTAAGGGATGTAGTTGTCTACCTTAAAGGTTTGCATATCATTGAGAAGACGCCCACAAGTGCTCATAAGTTTAAACAGCTGGTGGAATTCGAAACTGCACTTCCTCGGAGAGCTTAGGACCTACCAAATAGAGAGCTGGAAGGACAATAGGTCCCACGGCAAATGATACATATGCATTTTTCATGTATTCATCTAGTGCTGGTGTCGACTTGGTTATCGACCACTGAGCTTCCTTCATCATCGACTTGACCAAATCCAGCCACTGAAAATCAAAGATAGAGTTCACCATTTGAGATCATTTAGGATTTGAGTTTACGATCTTGGGAGTTCAGCCTAGAGACATTTTACTACTCTGATCAGTACGTAGTTAGAACTGGATAACATGAACAAGTTCAAAAGTTTCATCTTACAATCTCAACAAAGTGATTTGTCACATTGCGTCCTTGCCGTGGGAATGCTTTGGCTCCAATCTCATTTACTGTGCTCTTAATTGCTGAAAATATGATTTCAACTCGCTCAGAGCAAGAATCAGATTTGGCATTCACATCCCACCTGTGTTCCAACATATAGGTCAGTATATAAGGAGCACAAAACACAACACATAGGTGGGTATATTAGGAGCACAAGCAGATGTGTAGGATTAACAACAGATGCAATGGAAAAGGAATGGGAGAACTCAACTTACTTCTCAATCAATTCTATAAGGTTTACCGGTTCCTCTTCAGAACCTCCAACGTCGAAAAAATCATCAACCACAGTTGTAAGCACTCCATTTTTGGCCATGGTATGTGGGCATCTGATAGTTCCGGAGAGAAAAGGGTTGCAGCAGCAGAGAAGTAACAGTATGCTTGCTTCTGCCAAGCAAATTTTAGCTTATCTAACCTACTGTCCACCACCCACCTGCTTGCATGGAGGAAAAATCACACTTcagaaagaaaaggagagacaAAAAAGGTTATTCACTGtcttaaacaacaaagtaagAAGACCAATCTCCAAAACCTGCACTCTCAATGATTATTTACATGTCTTCAAGGTGGAAACTCTTCTAACAAAAAGCAAGACAGATAAATCTCACAGAAGaggagaaagagaaggagGGACATGTACCTTGAAAGATGGTTTAGTTCTTCCCGATGCATCAATTGACACATATTGAAGTCTTCCATGGCCAGTTTTAGGAAGTCTCCATTCCTAATATTCAAACAACTACCATAGAAAGAGTCTCAGTAAAATAAGTGATACAATTAAACTGAGCTGTCATGATAAGGAGGACGAGGATGCTAGAGATATACCGATAAGAAGATTTTAAAATCCTTGTACTATTGGTGTTGTAATATTTGCTAGCTTTCCCGCTTGACAACCGACCTAAAGTTGCATGGGATGGAAACCGAAGAGCATCATCCACCTGAAACATTCGAAAACATTTTCAGTGATTTGTTTACATCACCAAATCAATAATATAAGAGTCTTCTATTTGAAAGTACCTGTAGATAAATATGATTATTAATTAGTGTATCAGCTTGAGTAAAGTTATTTGATAATTCCTGCTACAAGAAATGACTTGTCCAGTAATGTAGTTTCTCAAGAACCGATTCATCTGGATGTCTGATGACTTCTGAAGCCCTAAAAAGTTCCAAGGCAGCACTTGTGTCCTTCAGATATCCTccaagagaattgaaaaaacgATCTTCTGAATATAGACTTAATGGATCTGCAAGACAGTATAAATTCAATTAAACTATCCTAGCCGAAACAGACAGACCATGAAGACAAAGGCAcctaattgaaaaaataccTTCTGAAACATTGTGTCTATGAACACGTAAGAGTCGAAATGCCATCGCACAGGTGGCAGGATTCGAAAATATATCTTCATCTTCCTGCAGCCAGCATCTGTTTTTCCGGGAATGTCAGGCTTCCCCATGGATGTGAACTAGTACAATCTTACTAGAGAATTTAAATTGATAATGCAGAATCCATTTTCGACAAAATTACACCCCATTACTAGTGTAGATATATGATCTTTGATATATAGTTCTTCACCTGTATGTTTCATCCAGTACACTCCTTATTTCCTCCCTGAAATGTTGGTCAACGGCTCAACGCCCATAGTTTCAAGACTGGAAACCATAGAAAGGCGAGCATATTTATCTAGAGGATAAATTGTTGGAACTGGAAAAGGTGAACGAAGACTAATCGGCCAAAATTAATCTCAAAGTAAAATTACACTAAAAACAAAGTTGATGGAGATTATGAAAGTAGTACTGACCTGCATTCCCAAACTTCTCTATGAGTGAGCGTAGGTAACTAAGACAACCAGCATCATCGATGTTAGTAGAAGCAGCAGCAGTAGTTGATGATGGTGAATTAAACAAAGACCCATTCTTCTTTTGGCACTTCATGACCATCTCCCAGTCCTGTGACTTTCCAATTCCTTCAGAAATATATGCTAGATAGGCTCTCCACCCCTCTGAGTTGCTTTCATTGCCTCTGAATAATTAAGTTACGGTCATAATTCATATTTACGAAGAATTAGGGTGGGACACAGAACTGCATTCAGTTGCTTCAATTAGCATAGGAACTTGACTCCATTCTGTACATAATGCCCATCTTAAGAAAGGATACcagattttgttttttcccccagaagtaaaacaaaaacatctaCAGTTCCAGTAAGAAAGCCAAACCAGCCTATTAAGCTCAGTTGGTTAGATGATGCATGTAAGATAATTATGGAAACTTAACTAGGATATAAGAACAAgtaaaattcaagaaagaaAGTAAACAACATACCTTTGAAGCTCAATGTCTCTCCTTTGAAGTAAAGTATCTAAGGTTAGTCCTCCCAGGGGTAGATTCACATTCTGAATCATTGCAGATTCAATCATGAACGGAAATATTACATCAAACCCAACAAGAGATAGTTGCTTTTCATCAGTAGCTGAAGCTAAATTTGACTCCCTTGGCCCCgcgttttttttatatataaattatgagcttatttcttaatttaaGTTGGTAAGAGTGTTATGTAAATTAGCTTATTTACTAAGTTCATAAGATCTATTgcaatttttaaataaattatgaaAACTACAAAATTAAACTTGTAGAAATAGCTTTAGAATCTGCAAACGCCAAACTGGCccttgagagttttgacccGTCAGTGCTCTCCTTTGAGTTTTGGCCCATCAATCACTCATCGTACCAATTTCCAAAAATAACACATTTTTGGTGGTTtcttttataaattttcaCTTTTATGGATTTAAATTTGCTCACTTCCCATCTTGGGAAGGATATATTACCACCATTAAGAGGTTGTGATTCACTTCTCTTTTTTCTACTTTTAGGAGAAAAATAAACAGTTGCAGAGAAGCACATCTAGAGTAATGAACAGGCTTTCCAGGATGAATACTCTATTAGGCAAATGAGTTCATCGGCGACAAAAACCACATTCCCTCGTACAGTACTAGGCAGCCCAAACACAAAAATGGAACAGCATTCCCAATGGAGTTTTCCAAGGGCAACATAAGCAAACTAGGTCTACCTTACAACAAGCATAAGGCATGCTCCCAATTCACACCACACTAGTCTTGCAGTTTCACTGGATGAAACAAATAATCCGAGACCTCTTGCATAAAACAATAAACAAGAATCTAGTGGATCAGACATTTGGTTCTCAATGTCAACAATCAGGAAGAAATACTATACTAAACTACTCAGAGAACCGATTATGAAAACACCATACCATCTAATTTGAATACACATTTCTTTTTGGAACATGGATCTAAATGAAGAAAGCAGTAGTGAGAACAAAAACTCTCCAACCATTGAAGCCAAAAATgcaatatttttaaatattgaagtaACATTCCATTTCTCAAACTGCCCCAACATGTCATACAGCAACAGACTTGACTCAGAAAACGGCACAAGAATGGTTATATATCAAGGAATTTGGGTAAAAAACTCTTCCAGTTGATTTTCACCTACAACCACACCGAGTTTTTCGGTAAAAACTGCATTGGACATATCATAACTTGCCTCCTTCACAACATCTGTAGCACTAATGTTAAAGTAGTCATTCAGATTATGTACAGTCCCATCTGCAAAATAAAGGATACCAGCTTCAAGTAAGATTATGGGAATGAATATATAAGACCTTTAGAGCCGTATTTCATTATCATGCACATGTTCTTAAGACATTTACTTCCAAGCCTTTCTAGACAAGTACCAATTTTCTGTAGCAACCAACCAGACACTCGATGTACTTCAGTGTCCTAATAAGAAATTTTGGCTGTTTAAGCCAACATTCAAACCACTTATCTAGGCTTGCCTTTGGTTGTCCATGTAACAAACAGCTATAAGAAGACAAACTCATTTCAGCTACAAAGAATGGGAGAAGAAGATAAGCAAAATTATATTCTTGTTCATACGAGATGTATACAAAATGATCTATTCTATGGAATACATAGATATAAGAGTAATTTACAAGGAGCATGATGAAGACATCATAGTCACAAACCATTTAAGGTTAATGAGCGAAACACATGTAAAATGAGAGCATATAATCATTCCCTTTCATAAGGCTTGATTAATTGCTCTCAAGAAGATTACTGGAAGCTTGGAGGGAAAGACCGAGTGACACTAGAAGTCTGTAAGCATAATCTCCTTTTATATTTCCACTTGGTGTCTTTTCAAATTTGTGTTTCAGTTTAGAAGTTTTAAGGTTTCCCTTAATAAGTCGTTTATGCTATAGGTGGAAGTCTAGGCGTCCTAATGACTCTTTAATGCCAGTTAACGTGAGTTATCAGCTCATGTATAAATAAAGCCCAAGTTCCAAATGGCTGTGTTCTGGTCAATAAAACATCAAAGTATTTCCAAGTTTTCCTGTGGTAGGATCGGTGTGGACCCTTGTTTTTGGGTAAGAAAACTAGGAGTGAATCCTAATTCATAGtagtttgtgtatgttttaagCTCTAACTTTAGATCATGTTGATCCTAGTGCCTGGGCAATGAATATACGGCACCAGAGCATGAGCAGCTACACATGAATCCATACCAGTGAGAAAGCCATTTTTTAACTATAGCAGAAACGAGTATAATTATCAAGGTATCAGAACCAAGACAATGGCTTGGCCTAGTAGATATGGTATCTAATTCCATATAAACGAAGAGGCGATCAATCACAAGGTTCAAGATCCAAACAGGACACAAAATCTATACTTAATCTCTGTGTCCACCAAACATTAATATGAGGAGATTGCCATGCTGCAACAATGAAACTAGGAGCTGTCGGTATTCAATATGAGTTctctaaatagtaaatacccTTGGTTAAGGGCACAGAATCAATTTCAATCTGCCATGTATGTAAATAAACAGTAGCTACAGTACCAAGATAACTCTAGCCTCCATACCCATCTGACTGTCCATTCCCAACATCTACCTCAGTGTTCTTTGAAGTTTAAAGCCTAAGCTTAAACATAGCTGCCCATACTTACGAACTCATTAGTTCTGACTCTCTGTTCTATTCGGACAACCCACTTCAGCTACATGCACATTTCCAATGCCACCACTGCGCCAACTTGTG contains:
- the LOC126797521 gene encoding cytoplasmic tRNA 2-thiolation protein 2, yielding MACSASTCQSTCYSDQPDQQHSTSTASTNKTNRNIISNGLCLKCKTNPPISAAAADSQFCADCFRANLFGKFRFAVTSNAMISPSDNVLVAFSGGPSSRVALEFVHEMHSKAQKNFDACRDRSLPVFGVGVAFVDETSVYSAPSDEEDRAVQDIASIVEKLAPPPKQLHVVPIENVFYSSECGDEGERLKKLLDAVTDPTGKEDLLLHLRMLALQKIASENGYNRLLLGSCISRIACHVLTATVKGQGYSLPADIQYVDSRWEIPVLLPLRDCLAHELNMLCRLDGLETVELIRNPGTGINGLVSSFVSLLQEENPSRECTIVRTAGKLIPFHFNRIQETDDSNVPLATRRRQKRYNLKPNECFSSESFCFICNGPLSKSDLLSLRTLEQCQTSPDALSAACCSSCRFQILPQDPLLLDQFSSVLPQQLVSRAKHDNYDSYSVLREQIQDCLLSEGEDEM